From the Rhea pennata isolate bPtePen1 chromosome 1, bPtePen1.pri, whole genome shotgun sequence genome, the window TCTGGATCACATTCAGGTCTTTTTCTAGACAGGacttttctaaatttaaattctttccttGGATAACCTTTCATGTCACCACCTATTCAGCAAAGGGTGTGTTAGTCTGTCTGGAcaattttgaaacagaatttcGAAGCAAACTTGAATTGAAATGTAGCCAGCGTGAAAGCGTGTTTCTAGGTGTGCAGATAAGGGCTGTAAGAGCCGATCTAATTAACCGCTCGTCGGCAGCTCTTACCGaatctattattttatttgtacagCAAATACGCATTGATTGATGGCAACGGAGCGCTAAGGCAGCTCACTTGCATTTTGTGTTGTCTGCTTAGTCAATAAGGCATAGGAAGCGCGCGTCTCGCGCTGGGCTATCGCAGAGGCTATCGAGCCACCGGCGTGCAGCAGGGCCGGATGCTACTTAACAGGCAGCATCGGCCACATCCATAACGCGGTATAATGCATCTCTGCTAGTCACTTCTATAGTCATCTGCTATAATGCAGCTGTCTTAGTCACTTAGGGGGGCCTAACGAATATTTACCAAAGGAATTTTATAGTTATTCTATTACACTTCACAGGCATAAATCAAAAGCTATCTATTAATAATGTATAAAATAGAAACACACAAGCTGTTTTCTGTATAAATGTTCCACACTTCAGTTCACTCCAGCGAGGGAATTTAcctttaaagaacagaaatgtaaaacGTATATGGGTCATAGTCCTCAGCAGCGTTGCTTTTTACCGTCACtcacagaaatacatttggTGCTCTCTTCTTCACATCTGCGGCTTAAGAAAAGCGTTGGGGCTGTGGTTACGAAAGCCATAGTAAAGCCTTCTGAAATACCCTGCCCAAGCCTCGCCGGCATCCCCACCCTGTGTAACCTTTTATAAACGCCGATGAAACGTGCTTCTCCAAACGTGTTACTTCTTAAACCCCAGGGGAACTTCAGATAGTGCTGCCGCGCACGAGCAGACACCGTCCCGCGACGTCTCGCAGGAGCGACCCCGGTGGGGGCGGGCAGAGGTGGCCCTCGGCGCGCACCAGCGTCGCTGCGGTGGAGCAAACCTGATGGCTCGCTCCTGGCGAGACCCTCTGAGGCCGGGCTGCCGGAGACATGCAGGTCCAGTGCTGACGGGAGCAGTAGCCCCCTTGGCACTGGGCGAAGCCAAGCGCGTACAGGCAAACGGGCTCACGGCAAGCTCTGTGCTCCAGCAGCCGCCAGAGTCCATCACTTGGCTGCCTCTAAAGATACGATATCCTTAAGATCTAAGTTTTATGGCAATGCTAATTGAATTAAAAGCTTAATACACAGTGCAAGGCACTGAGGACATGGGCGATTAATCCTGCGAAATAAAGTGTTTGAGTCACACAGATGCACTACAGAGGGGGGGGAAAGGCAGTACTGAGGGACTTTTGACAAGAAAGGTTGGGTTTTTCCCCCGACAGCCCTGTCAACTATTGCTGTcaacaataaaaagaagaaaacaaataaattggAGGCCGCGTGTAAGTCACAGGGCCGGAATATAAATACACATGACACAGAAAGGAGTAAATAATACTGACGTTCTCTTTAGAAATGTTCTCAGGCAGTACTTCCTATCCGTGTCTTACCAAAatgacatgaaataaaattgtttgaGGAAAAATGTTATTAGTCACATGGGTTCTTGAGGGACACGACTGGCCATACTTTCCAAAGCACTCTTCCTTCACTGGGCTGCCGTCTAGCAGCTCACGCTGACAATGCAGATATAAAGAAAAGTTGGGTATTTAATTCATTAAACCATATGAGGAATGGGTTTAACCATGACTGTCCACATGCACTTTTCCATCCATGCCAAATAGCCCCCCGTAAGGCTCACCTGTTTCTTCCCACCCTCCACAGCTCAAGCggtgcagcaggagctggcacCTGAGCGTGGGTCGACCAGGCAGAGCCCTACTGCCCACCAGCTAAGTATCCCAAAAGGCAAGGACGTGCACACAGCCCAGCAAAACCTGCCCAAGAAACTCAGCAGGAGATTAAAGGAAGAGGTGATCAGATTTACGCTGCTGGCAAGTGTTGACCGACACAGCAGAAATGTCGTAAATCAGCCTAAAAAGAGCCTTCAAAATTTCCAGGCGGGTTATTTTCAACCTTGATTTTagaaggtaaaagaaaaaaaaaggaagttttctgATGGAAATTATCCAGTCGGCTAGGAACCAGCCCCAAAGCGAACGAGTTCACAAGACCTTCATGGGCTGTGCTCTTAAAGGTTGCATTGAAGTTTGGCTGCGTTGAGGTCTGCTGAGGACCACCTGGCGTGGTGGTTTCCAAACCGTGTCCTGAGGTTACTGGTGAGCCACCAGCGCTAGGCTCATGCTGGGCTGCGCATCGTCCTGGTCCCCAAAccagggacatggggatggggcTGGTGGCTGTGGCCTCAGGGTATGATGGGCCCTGTAGGTCTGACTCAGAAAGCCTCTCTATGCCCGATCCTCTGGCTTTTTGTGTCTTGATGTCTATAAAGAGGAGGTTAGAGGTCTTCCCTCCTCACAAGCACATCCAAAAGTATGAGGCTCACTCATCTGGCTGTGGCACTATCTCACGTGCTTTGGCTTAAATATTCCTTGAGCTGCAGTGCTACTAACATAAAGGGGAGTTTGGGtttgaaagagaattttttctattttttcatctttgacGTGTTTTGCATCTTCTTCCTTGCAGGTCTGCGTGGTGTCCTTAGTCGGATTTGTTATGCTTTGCATTTCATACCAACCTGATGAGAAGACATGTGTGCAGTTCACAGTAAAGGTAcccagacatttttttctttcatttgattctttttcttcttgtgtcaTTAAATACAATCAGAAAATTGGTATTGGGAGATATTTTTAAGACTACATGAAAAGAAGTGAGAGTTCACTGGAGATGGAAGAATGATTTTCTGGTGTTTTCCAGTCAGATAAAGAAGAAACGGCACCCTATATACAGGGGAAATTCGAATAATAAATACTCGAAAATAGAGAAAGATAGCATTTTGTTCCCCATATTTTAAGACCATCAAAGATATTCAGATCAGTGGAACCTGGGGGCCTTGTTTCAGAGCACGGCGCCTTGCATCAGGCACTAGCAAACCTGGAAAACGTGGTAGCAAGCCCCGGGGACAGGCATTTTGCCATGGAGGAAATTCCCTTGCAGGCGTAGAGGGAGAGGACCTGCACCATGTCTCACCGTCATCCCTAAACTGCACTGCATGGGCACTGATGGGCAACTAGAAGAAATGTGCCCCGAAGGCTTGTTCCAGCAGGGGATGTTTTTAGCACCATTTATCTGGGTTGTTTCcccttattattattttgaggGCTCTTGATATTTGGCAGATCTATAATAGCCAGGAAAAATACCAACACATGCAACCCAAAATAACTGGAAAAGGTAGAGTGAAATCAAATGCAAGGAACAGAGTTTCAAAGCTGGCATTCACCCCCTCTTAGAAATCAGGCCCCACAGCGTCTTTTGTGCCTCCATGAAGCTCCTCCCTGTAGAAAGGGAGCCGGAGAGCAACGGTTTCCACGTTTCTTTTCGCCTCTTGGTCCGTCCCAAGTAAGCGTTACGGCAGCCCGGGGAGCTGCTGGGCCGGGTGGCAGCTGCCATGTCAGGCTTTTTATTGCatgccctgcagcagcaagtGGAGCTAGGCACTCAAGCAGGAAGGGCGTCATCCCTCGTGATGGCAGTGGCACGCTGTTTGGGGCAGCCCAGCAACATCACCCATAGCATTGGTGCCGGTCCTTGAAGCCAGGCAGCTGGGCCATGTCTCCCACcagaaaattaagtattttagaAGGGCTCACGATGCAAAGTGCTTTGCTCCTCGTGGTGTGTCGACAGTGGAGCTCAAGGCTGTCTCAAAGGCTTCTGGCTCAGTGACCAGCCCATGGGCTATTCCCACCACACAaatcctcccctccccccccccaaaaaaaatgcCCCATCccagtgttttcattttgcatgcATGCCACAGAAACAGGTCAGTCCCATGCTCTTCACCTCTCCCAGCCCATGCGCCCATCTGGAGTCACTGACCCGCAGTGCCTCCCCTCTTGCTGCCCTGCGGACCAATGGCTGCTGGCTGAGGGCACTTCCCGCAGGCAGGGAGACCCCCGCACCACTGCCTCCTGCCTAttccaaaaaaaagagaggcaaTTTCCACTTTGCTGCTCTACGCGAGTGGTTTTCAGGCACTGAGAAAAAGTAGCACCTCCCATCCCCTCCTGACAGGATGCTACAGCCCCTGGGATGGGGAGAAACCACGGGAAAAGCTCACGCTCTCGCAACCAGGGCTTTCCCCAAAATGTGCTTTACCACTCCCCCAAAACAGGCTGTACGCTTGGCTTGCTCACAACAGTGGAGAAAGCACGGGAACCATTCCTGAGGAGTTCTGCCCCTTACCCCAGGGAAAACAAAGCGTTCCCGTGTCCTGGGCAGGAGGTAGGAGACAAGGAAGAGGCCAAGTCCCAGTCCCAGGAGCTCCTCGCTTCTTCTCTTCAGCTGAGCCTCAGCCTGTGGGGTTTTACAGGTTCAGCAACCTCGTGCACACACGTCTTCCAACTGAAGTAGCAACAGCGGTTCCCCTCCTGGGCCCCGATCACATTATAAAGGGCAGAGTCTCTCCCtcatcaaaaaaacaaaacaaaacaacaaaaaaatacatagaaatatcTTAAATTCTTCTGTGAACTTCCTGGCCTACCTGTTGATCTTTAACACACCACCCTGCCCTGATCATAGCATCTCCTAGGCTACTGTGTAGCCCCCAGTTGCCTGCCTGTCCCATCCCATGGTCCCAGCTATGGTATCACCTGCTCGCAGCCTGGGCCACCACGACCTGTGGGAAAGATCCCCGCATGCATCTCTGTGAACTCCACCGATGCCATTGCTAATAATTAGGGTGAGCCTTTTCCCTGAAGAACCTGGTCCATCTTAGatgaatttctttcattctggCATGCAGTAAAACTATTGCCAGCAAATGccactaaaacattttttcctgtttcgAGGAACCCAAAGAAGGATGAGCTGCTGTTCTCTGACCTTATTATATCTTGCTTCTTCCcgcttcctttttctccctccattTAAGCAGCAGTCACAGTGCCTATCTCTCTGAAGCTGTTAAAACCCATTTCTGTAGTGGCAAACTTTAGTTCCCAGGCAGAGCTCACCACACAGCTGTATTTGCCACACTGAAGTTGCCTCTAGGTCTGGCATGTGATTTCTCTGCTGATGGGACCTCAGTGCTCGCTGTCTCGTGCTCCTTCCCAGGCAGTATTTGCATTTGTCTCACCTTTGATATTTGGAAATTTTCAGCTGCTCACAAAATAAGTCCTCTGCAAACATCTGGGGAGGATAATAAGTTCTTTGGAAATTGTCCTGTGTTCCCCCATGTCTCCCTGCTGAGCGCTGCAAGGGCTGCCCATGTACTCTGTGCATCTCAAAGCCCTTTGCTACCTCATAGGTACCCAACAGCTTGCTGCTGTACCTGAAGTGTAGTTCAggctgttcctttcatgctgtTTGATACATACATTAGGTAAAAGTTGGAGGCTAAACAAAATACCTGCTATGCAAAAGCAGACGCACCGTGGAGTCTCAGCTTAATATCTCAGCTACTGCTCTGAATCAAGGGGACTTCCACCCACTCCACCGGGGACACCTGGATGGTGCTTGTGTCAGCATCACAGAGCAACATTTGACCCTCAGGGAAGAGAAACATTCACCAGTGTTTGCCCATTTTTCCCATAAAACATGTTTGtgctatcttttaaaatattatcataGTGCTACGAATTGCCACATCTTTCTTTAGAGGGTTACGTTAATTAGCagctctctcttttctgcatactTTATACTAGCAGGTGTCCTCCTTTTCTAATTCCATGGACCTTCCCCACAAAAGCTGCAGGGGGTAAGGTAATTGCATTTAATAAAAGCCACCCTCATCTTGAAGCTGCCCATGGTTTAAGGCTGCAGGGGAAGTCATTAAATTTAACAGTAGCCAAGACTTGGAAATGAAGATCTTGCTGCAAGAATTCAGTTATTTGGGGGAGAAAATGTATATAGTGCTTCAAacctacttatttttttttctcaagctgACAACTGAATGGGAAGATTGATTCACATTGTAGATAGTGGACTAATACACCAAGACAGTGAATTTTATCAAGACATACACACTTGGCATTTCAAGgtcataaaaatgcttttatattgcTAGTTTACGTGTGGTATTGAGGttaataaaagagagagagaaagaaaggggggagaaaaggCTGCTGTTTAAAACAACAGATTCCCAGGCATGCCATGTGTCTGACAGATAAGACACccagcaaaataaaagtttctaCAGTACTGAACAGAAccaaaaatgatattttggcTAAGCACAGAGTTTGACTTTAATATGCATTCGCACCTATTGTGCACGCAGCGCAGCGGTTGCCAGCTCCAGCTATTGAAGTGAAGGGAAGTCCATGGGCTGCAGCATCCAGAGACCTCTAGAGCCACCTGAGGCAACACAGGCTCTGGCTCACCGCGGGGTCCCACGTGTCCGTGGAGGTGGACTCCACACAGCGGCACTCAATAAACGCCACCCTTGTCATAAAGCTGCAGCTGGTTTAAGGGATAGGGAGGTTACAGGTGGGTCCCTCTGGCATCCCAGGGGCAGCACGGGGATACGGCAGGAGCTTGCAgccatttcatttgaaaaatttctCCTTCACATCTAGAGACCGGGTTTGGGAAGCGAGTTCAGCCTGGCCCATGTGTCCTTGTTTCACAGGGGAACCTAGGGAGCGTGCAGGCCAACGGCTCTCACCAGGCTGCAGGCCGAGGATTAGACACCAAACTGCCTGGTTTGCAAGTACGAATGTGACTTGCAGGAGCATGCAACCCaagagctgggagctgcccaTGAGCAAAGCTGTGGAAACACCTACTTCTCAGCACAGCCTGGGATAATTAATATGCTAAGCCAAGTCTAAGTCTGCTTAGCTTTCCTTCCAGACAACCACAGTGGTTTATCTCAGCCGGTGATTGCAACACTAGCCAGTGCAGGTCTGACACTGGAGGAACCTGCTCCTGCCAGGAGCCTCCTGGTGTTGTAGAGGCAGAGATTTCCTGACATTCATACCAGGCCTTAAAATTCCAAGACAGTGCTCCTATCGGACATGCAGGGCAGATATACCAATTCCTGGGATGGCTGTAACCTGCTGAACTTTGCATCACTGGGgacttcatagaatcatagaataggtaaggttggaagggacctctggagatcatctagtctaaccctcaaacaagtggcccatatggggattgaacccgtgaaTTTGGCTTGCAGCCAGCTTCCAATTTTGCAGTTTGTTATGTGCAGATAATGCATTTAATGCACAGATTCCCTGTAAAATACATGTGCACATTTTGGTTCTACACTCCTCCTTCTTTGTGTAGTTGGAaaagagtgttttttcttttttgtttttccttttttgctttctttcagctCATGTATTTTCTGCTGAGCGCCCTGGGTCTGGTTGTCTGTGTTTTGGCAGTGGCTTTTGCTGCACATCATTATTTGCAGATGACACAGTTTACCTGTGACACCGTCCTCGAGTCTTGCCAGTGCAAAGTGGACACGGAGGACCCAATGAGCAGGACCTTCGTTTACCAGGACGTGGTGGACTGCAGCAGTGTCACCAGCACGCTCAACCTGTACTTACTTCTGCAGATGGCTCTCAACCTGATCGCAGCCATCGTGTGTCTGCTGGCATGCTTTGTCATGTGGAAGCACAGATACCAGGTTTTTTATGTGGGCGTTCGTTTCTACCCGTTAACAGTTACCGAAGGCCAGCAGCAGAAAGTGTAGGGTTGGGGCCAGGGAGGGAATGAAAAGTGTCAGCAAACTGCCACCATAGATACCACAAGTGGATGAGCATTTATAAGATTTCCGACAAGGAAAAACGTTCACACATTTTTAAGGAATATATTCTTTTGGTCATTTTAAGAGCAATGCATGTGGCTGCTATTGCAAAAGGCCCCTTGTGAGACTATCTAGAGGTCAGGAAAAAATCCTAAAGATGCAGCTGCACAAATACTCACGAAAGAACATCTTTAACAGACATACACAAACTGAGAGCTTAAAAGTCATTGGAAACTCATCTGCAGGACCATAGCCATTAAGACATAAGGACCACTTCCTTTGCTGGTGGGAAACTGTTCCTTGTCCTCAGAGAAGCTATACTGATTCCTACCAGCTGAAGATCTGGTCCAAACTGTTTAATTATAATTATGCCAATCACGCTTTGGGAATATACTGTCTTTTGGATCCTCTGGGTATAATCCACACTAACCTGGTGGAGATTTAGCATGTAGATATATGGATATGTACTGAGGGAGGTCAAGACCTCTTCAAATGCAGACCAGCAGCAAAAGTGAATCAATTTATGActgcaatataaaatataagCTATATAGATAAGATTTCTGACAGTGATTAATGATGTAGGTTACCTAATCCAATTACTAATTAACAATCAATTAGCAAGTTGACTAGTGGTGATTTGTTGGGCCCCACTGGAGACCCCCTTACAGGGGCCTGACTTCTGAAGAACAAATGCTCAGCACTTTGTGAGAAAAGATCAATGTAAGAAACCTCGAGCTGAGCTCCTAAAACGGAGGCCCCTAAATCACTAGTCACATTGAAAATAGTGTTGACACTGTTATAATTGCAGGCTCCCAAACCCGGCGTCTAGCCAGTTCCACCAATTATACCCAAAGCACAAAGGCCGAAGGCATTTTTGGTGTAACTCCTCTGAAGACAATCAACCTCACACACCAGCAGTGGATTTGGGCCAACAGCCATGAAAGATATATCCCTGCAAcaataagtgtttttttaaatgaggtggagggagggaagcaagAAGAGACTGCCAGTCTCCTAAAGACATCATTATAATAACAAGGGcaagagaatgatttttttttaataagcagcACAGAATAACAAACTGCATCCAAACAGTGCTTTTTCACTCCAGACCTGTGGCTCTAAAAGTGCTTTATGTGTTATTAGCCTTATACTGAGACAAATAGCTTGATTTGTCCCTTGAACAGTCAGTCCCACTTGCACAGCACAAGCTACCTAGATGCAAGAGCAATCCCAGACCTGATGCACGCTGAGCTGCCTCCCAACATCTGCGCAAAGGCAAGGCCAAGGATGCACAAGCCCTGCGACTAGTGGGGGCTGCCGACCTCCACCAGGGTGAGGGTATCTCCGAGGTGGCGTTGGACAGTGACCGCACACCAGAAAGCTTGTGCATTagcaaggaggaagagaatAAATTTTCGACAATGCTTCAAACAAACACAgactttctgtttctgtagcaAAAATAGCCACTGGTGAGTCAAAAAGCTACTCTGGTAGAAAGCTAGTTGTGTAAATATCTCTAATCCTAACTGAGATGTATCTTCCATCCTGGGTGCACATGTCTTCCCAGCCCACCTCAAGTACTGCTACATGTATTTGTTCATGTTTTTGTCACTGCATCTAGAGTAGATGTAGCTTCACTCACCAAGGTGCTCTCTGCCAGGCTTCTAAGCTGGGAcctttttgaaaatgcagatttttgaGACCATCTTCCAAATTGCGCCTCAAAATAACAGGCAGTAGTAACTGTGGCTGCAGGGACCACATCTGCAATTGTGGCCATTTGCTTGTCCACGTGACGCTGCCCGTATGAAGTTCTCAACCTGACCCATAGCGATCCTCAGCTCAAGCTGAGTTGTTGGTGACCTGTGCAGGAGACTGAGCGCAGCGGGATTCAGCCATCAGCTTTGCCAAGGGCTCCGTGGCCATCAGTGTGATGCTGGACCCCAGTCCATCTCCTGTTCTGGAAGCATTCCTCGTGGATTTGTGGACAGAGTAGCTTCCCGTATGTGATGTATGCATAGGAGTGCCCTGTGCCATCCAGGGAAGCAAGAGGAAGGCTCTGCCAGCAGAGTGGCAGAGATTCCCAAATTCCCTGTTGTAGTCTGCAGAGGGTCTGCGTTTCAAGCTGGGCTTTACCCCTGCCCTTGGTTTCACTGGGGGGGTGGATACCACCAAAATGCACTTTGGGGGTCGCTCCCTAACGAAGCTGGTCTGCCTCGTGCCAGCGCTGGAGGAAGGCCGGGACCCTGCAGAGCGGTGGCGAAGGACGGAAGCAGACCCCTCTGCCCCACATTTCTATTTCAGCTTTAGGAAGCGAGTGACTTTAAAAAGGGCAAGTTTAAAATAAGGAGGGCTGCCCAGCACGAAACCAGGCCGAGCCTCATGCCTTCTGCTAGCAGGTCCTGCGCCGCCCGCCGGCTGTAGGCAGCGGGTGCTGCTGGTCTGCCCGGCTGAGCTGCGTTTCCACCAGGGCCGGACTTTTGTCTCCCTAATCCTCTGACCTCGGTCTCACCCGCATGTTTTAATCCCCGTCTCCCGCAGTTGGTCAGGCCCTGGGATCCCGTACGCCCTCACCCATGCCGCGCGCCCTCTGCTTTCAAACACTACCACTGAGTTTGGGACCTAGTCAGTGCCCTGCAGCTTAACCCTTTGCTCTGGAAGAAAGCAATAGTCGTCGAATATGCTACTGACATTTTAACGCTTAAAGAGTAAATATGGGTCATTTTGATCTAGCAAAGAATCACTTCTGTATTTCCTCTCCAGATATCTCAAGAGCGTAAAATCAAAACAGAGCAGGGGAAACAGGAAACCAATACAGTAGCTTTTGGAATCAGTTTTCTCCTGGGTACGGTTTAACAGCACATATTTTGCTCGGATCAAGAATTTCGGAAAGCTTTAATTAAAGAAGTTTCACCTACCGCGGCATATTCAGATAGCACCAGTCTTTTCTCAGTGTCAAAATTCACATGAATCACTCATCGCGAAAGGTTAGCACTTAAAGTCTAGAAAGTAGGAAGAtgttgaagaaaatatatatatatatatatacatatatatatatattttagtccTGGATCTTTATTCTCTGGATAATTTCCACAAAATGGGGTAGGATTAAACCACTTTGGACATACAGAAATTATGAAGGTCTCTGCGTAAACTACTCTCAAAACGCAGGTGTAATTCTCATTTGCACTCTGGCCACTCCACACTGTTTTCGCAGTGTAAAAGGGTTGTAAAGGTGGCATCAATCATTTTTACACCTACTTTGTGGCCATTTTACACAGCTAAAAAGGCTCTTTGTGTAAATGAGAACTCA encodes:
- the SSPN gene encoding sarcospan: MGKKEKKLPAGTSRSKQAPAGERGSGSAAAGEGDPKAGAEEAPPTCCGCRFPLLPALLQLALGSAVAALGFLAAGVSSSLPARDTPHWAGISVCVVSLVGFVMLCISYQPDEKTCVQFTVKLMYFLLSALGLVVCVLAVAFAAHHYLQMTQFTCDTVLESCQCKVDTEDPMSRTFVYQDVVDCSSVTSTLNLYLLLQMALNLIAAIVCLLACFVMWKHRYQVFYVGVRFYPLTVTEGQQQKV